The following nucleotide sequence is from SAR324 cluster bacterium.
TACAGGTACATAATTTGACATGATGGGTGTTCCTTCACCAATAAAGGGAACCATAACCATCAGCAAGGTACCCACAACCTGAAGCGTCAAGCCTGACTGACCCACCCTTTTGATCAGAGTCTGAGGGCCTGTTTTTAATTGAAAACTGAGCACATACAACAGACTGATAAACGCCAGAAACCAGATGACAATCGCCAGGTTCACGTGTATGACCAAGGCCACATAAAAGAAATTTTTATTTCCCATCAATTCATGGAACCATGGTGTTCTGGCACCTGCGGCAAACAAGGCAAACATTTCCGCAAATACAATGGTGAAGATGGCAAGAGACAACCAGTTTCTGGCTAAACGGATCTGCTCCGGATGAAGAGATTGATCATGTTTCATAGCTAACCTTATTTACTGTTGAAATAGGCTTCAGAATAACGCATGAGTCCATGCATGAGATTCCGCATTGTGCCAAGTTTCACGCAGTCCTGTTATGACAATTGTCATAATAAGTCGCTGTCGCTTATAATTGGAACTCCTGGTTATTTTATGCATGATGGTTCACCTGGGCCTGTCGGGACATATAATGGATTCGTCTGTTTATTAAGTTGATGACATTGCCTGAAGGCCCCCTTGGCGAGGGCTCGCTACAGGGTCGTTTAATTTTCGAAAAATGGTTCCGTACACCGATTTCGCCCTTGCTTTTCGCATGGTGAACATGGCAATCATTACATAAAGGACACAGTTTATTCACTGTTTTCTGAAAGGATTCCTGAATATCCCCAATCAAAATCCGACGTTGTAACCCATGCAAATTCAAAGCAGGTGGAATGATTAAAATCTCAAAATTAATGATGCTGTTGATTTCTATGCTCTTTGTGGGTTGTCAACAACAATATTCAGGAAAAATCCCACCCAGAGCCATCAATGGCGTGCTGGATTTATCCGGTTGGAATTTTGAGAAAGACGGACCTGTTAATCTGGATGGCGAATGGGAATTTTATTGGAAGAAATTGCTGGAAGAACAAAATTTTGAGGCTGAAGAGTTACCCCGGAAAACAGGTTTGATAACGATTCCTTCGGTTTGGAACAATGGTGCGATGGATGGAATAAAGCTGGGTCCAGATGGATATGCCACGTTCAAACTGGAAATCAAAAATCTGGCTGGTGATGGCGTAATGGCTTTAAAAATTCCGGAAATGGGAAATGCCTATCAGCTCTGGATCAATCAGAAAAAACTGGCCTCAAACGGAGTGGTTGGCACCAGTAAAGAAGCGATGATTCCATTATGGTTACCTCAGGTCGTAGCCTTCAATGTTCATGCAACATCTCATCAGTTGATTCTTCATGTTTCCAACTATGTTCATCGACATGGCGGCATTAAAAAGAGTTTGATCCTTGGAGAAAACCAGCAGATTCAAAACATCCGGGAGAGAAGGGTGTCATTGGAACTGTTCCTGTTTGGAAGCCTGTTAATCATGGGCCTGTATCATCTGGGGCTGGATGCCCTCAGAAGAAAAGATCCTTCTGCGTTATATTTTGGATTCTTCTGTCTCCTGGTGGCCGTCCGTATTCTGACATCTGGAGAGCGACTTCTTGTGTTCTATTTTGAGCCACCATGGGAACTCACCATGAAGCTGGACTCTCTCGGGTTTTATTTGGCTGTGCCCATATTCAATTTATTCATCTACTCGCTCTTTCCCGGAGAATTCTGGAAGCCGTTTGTTAAAATCTCACTGGTTTTGGGGGGATTGTTCAGTTTGGTCGTTCTGTTGACTCCAGCGAATATATACACCACCTATACCCTTGTTCCCTATCAGGTCATTGCTTTAATCCATATGGGGTATGGATTCTATGTGTTGGGGCAGGCTGTTTTCAGAAAAAGGGAGGGATCGCTATTGTTTCTCCTGGGATGCCTCATTCTGTTTTTCGCCATGATCAATGATATTTTATATGGGCGAATGATGCTCCACACCGGCGATTGGATGCCCGTTGCCCAGTTTCTCTTTATCTTCTGTCAATCCCTTGTGCTCTTCAAACGGTTCTCCAAAGCGTTTACCGTTTCAGAAGAATTATCAGAAAAACTGGAACAAAAAGTGGCCGAACGTACCGATGAACTCCATCAGTCACTTCAGATCACTCAGCGAAAAGAACAGGAAATCACTCATATCAATCAGGTCGTTCAGGTGATAAATTCCACACTGGAACTGGATAAAGTCATGGAATCCATCATGGACGCCTTACATGAGATTTTTCAATTCAGTGCTATTAGTATCCAATTGGTGAATGAGGCGGAAAACCGTTTGGATATTTACAGCGTTTATGGGGAAGGTGTGAGCGAAGATGATATCAAAAAATGGAGAGGACTACACATTTCTTTAACAGAAGATAGCATTTCCAATTATGTGTTAAAGTCAATGGAACCGTCTTATTTTCCTGACGTGACACCTGAATTGCCCATGACTGCGGTTGACAGGAAAATCTACGAAGTAAAGCCTTTCAGTTCATATTTAGCTCATCCTCTGGTCGTGCACAATAAAGCCATCGGAGTTCTGTGTTTCTTCAGTATGACGAAACATTTCGATTTAGAAGACGAGGACATCCTCAAAATCCAGCGTTATGTCACTCAGATTGCAACATCGATCAATAACGCCCGACTGTACGAAGATTTGAAAACCTCCCAGATGCAAATCCTGGTGAGCAACAAAAAGCTGGAAGAACTGGATAATGCCAGAGAACAATTTTTGAAGAAAATGAATATTCTGGATGAGAAATATTTTCCCTCCATCAAAGAAAAATTGAACAATCTGTTGACTGGTGCAGAATCCAACAGCAAGGAACTTGTGCGTCAGGCTGTCCGGGATATGCATTCCATTGATGAAGCCTTATTACCCTTCAGGTCATTGTTCATCACCGAACAGGCGATCCAGAGCAAGCAGGTTTTATTGGCAGAAACCAACAAAAAACAGCAGATCATTGCCCAAATGGCTTTGGGCGGCACAGGGGTGGAACTGGATATTGTTTCCGACATGGAGCAGGGACTACGTTGTCTTGATGAAAAGAAGTATGACATTATTTGCAGTAATTCGGAGTTGGTTGAACTCACCCGTCATGCGGTTGAAAAATTTCCTGATATTAAATCAGTGTTCATGACCTCTGAAGATGCCACAAACTACCTGCCTCTATTAAAAAAATATCCCTTTTTATCCAATATTGTTTCACAGAACGAAGAAGATCGAACCTTTACCCTCAAAAACATTTCAACCACGATCAGTAAATTGATCACGAACGATCTGTTTGGACTGGAAAAATACTTGAATTGGGGGGTTGATGTTCATCAAAAGTCCATTGGCAACAGTGAGGTTCGAACTGAGTTGGTTGATGAAATGGAACAATACTTTACGAAACTGGGCGTGCGTCGCCCCATTCTAAAAAAATGTTCGATGGTTGTTGAAGAATTGTTGATGAACGCGATCTATGACGCACCTGTGGATGCGGAGGGAAAATCCCTGTATAATCATTTGCCACGCACCGAAAAACTGGAATTAAAACCGGAAGAACAGGCAACCTTCCGTTATGCCTGTGATGGACTTTTATTAGCCGTTTCAGTGGAAGACCCTTTTGGCGCCTTTCATCGAGAAACGATTCTTAAATACCTGGCCAGTTGTTACGAGGGCAGAGAGGGCACGCTACAACAAAACAAGGGGGGCGCAGGTCGTGGACTCTTTCAAATCATCGAAACGTCCGACCTGGTTGTGTTTAATGTCAAACCCAAAGTTCGTACTGAAGTGGTTGTTATTTTCAATATTGATCCCAATAAACCCAAAAGTGCCAAAACCACTTCGTTCCATTATTTTTATGGATGATTTTTGGCACCTTTCAAAATCAGTCAAAAGTACGTTACAGTTTGCCTGTGTCATCCCGACAGAGCGAGGACCGAGCGACGAGGGATCTTGAAGCGTGGTGAACCGGATCTCTCCTTCGTCGAGATGACAAACGTCAACGGGGATTTGAAAGGTGCCTTATTTTTTGAATGTTCATAAGTTATTTTTTGAGCGTTCCTTGGGATGACACGGAGACCTGAATAGCCGAAATATGGAACCGTGCCTGTTTCCCTATTATTTTGTCACGGAGACACCATGACCTTTGCTTCATTAACAGGAGTGAACTATGACGACTACAGAAGAACAGTATAACAATTATCTTTCTTTTCTACTTTCAGGCAACAAAACTGAATGCACAAAGATTATCAGGGAACTGATTGATCAGAAAATCGCTGTTAAAGATTTATATCTTAATTTTTTTCAGAGATCCATGTACCAGGTGGGCAGTCTGTGGGAGCATAACAAAATTTCTGTTGCGGTTGAACACATGGCGACCGCCATGACTGAAAGCCTGTTGAATTTGGCATATCCGTTGATATTTTCCGCGGAGCATTGTGGCAAAAGTGCCATCATCAGTTGTGTCACCAAAGAGTATCATCAAATTGGCGCGAAAATGGTCGCGGATATTTTTGAATTGAATGGATGGGATGGATACTTTGTGGGAGCCAATACGCCTACCGAAGAACTCCTGAAAATGATTGATGAAAAGAACCCTGATATGCTGGCGCTCTCCATGAGTCTTTATTTCAGTTTAGGGTGGATGGAGGAAATGCTTCAGGCTGTATCCGCGACATATCCAAAGTTGGATATCATTGTGGGTGGGCAGGGTTTTTTATGGGGAGGACTGGATACGCTCAATAAATATCCTCAAGTGGAATATGTGGATTCCATTATCAAATTGGAACAATTAATTAAAAAGGGATAACATGATTCCCGGGATGAAGACTCAGCTTATTTATCAATATGTCGATCAGAAAGCCGCGATTTTTTTGCTTTCACTGGATCACCAGGGGGAAATTCTGACCGCAAACGCTTATGCCAGGGAACTGGTCGGGCCGGAGTTAATGTCCAAATACATGAATTTGTATGAAGTGCTGATTGATTTTGGTCAGCTACCGACATTAAAGGAACTTCTGGAAACCGGGGAAACTCCAAGAATGTTGAATGTGAAAACCGCAAACGGTTTGCCTCAAACCCTTTATTTGAATTTCCATGAGCAAGTGGATGAAATCATTGTCCTTGGACAATTGGATAAAGATGAAGTGGAAAGTCTGCGCATGAATCTGTTAGACGCGAACAATGAAGCCAACAATTTGTCGAGAGAACTGCAGAAAAAAAATGTCCAGTTAACCAAGCTCAATGACTTAAAAAATCAGTTTCTGGGAATGGCGGCTCATGATTTGCGAAATCCAATCGGCATCATTCAGCAATACAGCGAGTTTTTACTGGATGAAACAAAAAATTTATTGGAAGAAGGCCACCGGGATTTGTTGTCCAGAATGAAAACTTCCAGCCGTTTTATGCTGAATCTGTTGAATGATCTCCTGGATATTTCCCAGATTGAATCAGGTAAACTGGAATTGAAGTTTGAAACAATCGATATGAGCGAGTTGATCAAACGGAATATTTCGATAAACCAGGTGCTGGCCACCCCAAAAGGAATCAAACTTTCCTTTCAACCTCCTGAAAGACTGCCTCAACTTGAGGTTGATCCGGAAAAAATAGAACAGGTGCTCAATAATCTGTTGTCGAATGCCATCAAGTATTCTGCGGCTCAAACCACCGTTCAAATCAACGTGTTTCAAAGTGAAGATCGTTTAGTAGTCGCCATTCTTAATCAGGGAAAGGGGATTCCTCAAGAGGAGATTCCAAAACTGTTTCAACCCTTTCAAACCACCAGCGTGAAAAGCACCGCCGGTGAAAAAAGTACGGGGTTGGGACTGCATATTGTTCAGAAAATAATATCCGGACATCAAGGGAAAATATGGGTTGAGAGTCAATTGGGTTCTGACAGTAATTTAGGCAGGACTACTTTTTTCTTCAATCTTCCGATTCCGGAAAAAGAATTAGAAAAAATCAGATTGGTTGATGCTGAAAAGAGCGCATTCTCTTCACAAACAGATTCAAACATTGCCAGCAAATATCCCATGAAAATTCTGGTGGTAGACGATGATCCAGATCAACTCCAATCCATGTATTTAATGCTGAAACAATCAGGTTACACTGCTAAGTTGGTTCACAATAATCATGAAATGCTGGAAGCCTTGAACAGAAAATACTATCAGCTTGTATTCCAGGATATCAACATTCCGGATATCGACGGGATAACCGCTACCCGTCATATCAAACAGCACTTCTCCGGGAAAAAATCACCCAAAATTGTGGCCATTACCGGAGGCCCTAAAACCAAAGAAGAATGTCTTCAGGCTGGAATGGATCATTTTCTCAAAAAGCCTGTCAGTCAGGAAGATATTAAAGCGGTCATTGCCCAAATGTGGGAAGAACTCTATTCTACACAGGCATTTACCGAAACCGGAAATGAGGATCAGAGGACTTCTGACGTTGTCTCAGAAATGTCCTTTCCCCATGAATTTCTGAATGAACACACGATCCATGAATATAAATCTATTGATCCTGGATTTTTTAACGAGCTCATTGATACGTTTTTGGAACAGACACCTCAATTACTCAATGATTTGCATCAATTCATTGAACATCAGGATACAGATAAGTTTGTTCAAAGCGCAGAACATTTTCGAGGATCAAGTTCCAGCATAGGTGCAGAGCCGTTGGCTCAGTTGTGCACTCAAATGATCGAAAATCAAACTTCTGGGGACAAACAATCGGTACAAGATTTTCTGCATCAACTGGAAACCCTGTTTGACCAAACCAGAAAAAGTTTGCTATCGTTGAAGCAGCAGGATGGTGTTTAGTTCCAGAGTGCAGTCATTTCACAATCTGAAGAGGTTCTTATGGTAACATTGATGGATCAGTTAAAAAATGAAACCAGATCTTCCCATGAACGTATTGAACAGTTTCCCTATTTCAAGGCCCTAGCTGAGGGAAATCTGGAACTGGACAGTTATATCGCGCACCTTCGAGCATTGGCAGTGATTCATGGTGTTCTGGAAGATGAGGTCATGAAAACCAATGACCCTGTGCTGGGATCGGTCTGGAGTGAAAAATTGAGTAAATTTCACTTGCTGACCCAGGATCTTCGTGATTTGGATCATGAATATTTTCCAGACATTCCTGTCGTAGTGGATGCTTCTGTGGAATTGACCAGGAAAATCCGGTTACGGCGTCTGAGTGATCCCATGAGTTTATTGGGATACATTTATGTGCTTGAAGGTTCAACCCTTGGCGGAGCAATTTTGAAGAAACACATTGTAGGAACATTCGGATTTCAAAATGATCAGGGCTTGTCTTATTTTGCCCAGTATGGAAATGAAAAACTCAAGCATTGGAATCTATTCAAACAGCAAATGAATTCACTGCATCTTCAGGAAGAGGAACATGCCCGTATTCTGAAAGCGGCCAATGAATTGTTTGAGGGGCTAATGCCCATTTTTGAAGGGTTGCATCCCATCACGAAAAAAATATCGTTTTATAATGTAACCAGTTTGAATCCGGAAAGCGGAAATCAGCCTATTCCTGAAGACCCCCAGGAAATCAGCGCGGCCCTGCGTGCCGGTAAAATCACATGGAAACAGTTTCCCTATTATGAATATCGGTATTCAACCCGGGGAGAGCAATATACCCGGAGCGACAGTTCATGGATCACAACACTGGTGCAATATCCTGTAGAACGCGTCAAACAGCAGATCCGATGGCTTGGAAGAGTTCTATCTACAAGGGGAATGCCACAATGTCTGTTGGAAACGCATTTACAAAATATGTACAATGAGTTGGTCAAGGTGCATCCTGAAAAGAAAGATAAATATGCACTGCTCCTCGAAGGCGCGACAGAATTGCGTAAAATGCGGCAGACTTGTTTTGACGATAAAACCATCGAAGAGCTTGCTGAACAATTTGAAATTCAAGCAGGAAACGAATGGGCCCGACGATTGAAACACATGGGCGTGTTGCTGGTCAATGCTGTTGCGGATGAAAAAGCTGGAATCACTGGCGCGGTTTCCAGTATTGAAGACTGGGCGACTGATCCGGATCGATTTCCTGAAATATTTATCTCCGCAGTCAAAAATACGATTAAGGAAGCAAAGAAGCGCGCAAAAAATGATTAACTGAACGAACACATCACGGTGATAAGTACCC
It contains:
- a CDS encoding GAF domain-containing protein, with the translated sequence MIKISKLMMLLISMLFVGCQQQYSGKIPPRAINGVLDLSGWNFEKDGPVNLDGEWEFYWKKLLEEQNFEAEELPRKTGLITIPSVWNNGAMDGIKLGPDGYATFKLEIKNLAGDGVMALKIPEMGNAYQLWINQKKLASNGVVGTSKEAMIPLWLPQVVAFNVHATSHQLILHVSNYVHRHGGIKKSLILGENQQIQNIRERRVSLELFLFGSLLIMGLYHLGLDALRRKDPSALYFGFFCLLVAVRILTSGERLLVFYFEPPWELTMKLDSLGFYLAVPIFNLFIYSLFPGEFWKPFVKISLVLGGLFSLVVLLTPANIYTTYTLVPYQVIALIHMGYGFYVLGQAVFRKREGSLLFLLGCLILFFAMINDILYGRMMLHTGDWMPVAQFLFIFCQSLVLFKRFSKAFTVSEELSEKLEQKVAERTDELHQSLQITQRKEQEITHINQVVQVINSTLELDKVMESIMDALHEIFQFSAISIQLVNEAENRLDIYSVYGEGVSEDDIKKWRGLHISLTEDSISNYVLKSMEPSYFPDVTPELPMTAVDRKIYEVKPFSSYLAHPLVVHNKAIGVLCFFSMTKHFDLEDEDILKIQRYVTQIATSINNARLYEDLKTSQMQILVSNKKLEELDNAREQFLKKMNILDEKYFPSIKEKLNNLLTGAESNSKELVRQAVRDMHSIDEALLPFRSLFITEQAIQSKQVLLAETNKKQQIIAQMALGGTGVELDIVSDMEQGLRCLDEKKYDIICSNSELVELTRHAVEKFPDIKSVFMTSEDATNYLPLLKKYPFLSNIVSQNEEDRTFTLKNISTTISKLITNDLFGLEKYLNWGVDVHQKSIGNSEVRTELVDEMEQYFTKLGVRRPILKKCSMVVEELLMNAIYDAPVDAEGKSLYNHLPRTEKLELKPEEQATFRYACDGLLLAVSVEDPFGAFHRETILKYLASCYEGREGTLQQNKGGAGRGLFQIIETSDLVVFNVKPKVRTEVVVIFNIDPNKPKSAKTTSFHYFYG
- a CDS encoding cobalamin-dependent protein (Presence of a B(12) (cobalamin)-binding domain implies dependence on cobalamin itself, in one of its several forms, or in some unusual lineages, dependence on a cobalamin-like analog.), whose amino-acid sequence is MTTTEEQYNNYLSFLLSGNKTECTKIIRELIDQKIAVKDLYLNFFQRSMYQVGSLWEHNKISVAVEHMATAMTESLLNLAYPLIFSAEHCGKSAIISCVTKEYHQIGAKMVADIFELNGWDGYFVGANTPTEELLKMIDEKNPDMLALSMSLYFSLGWMEEMLQAVSATYPKLDIIVGGQGFLWGGLDTLNKYPQVEYVDSIIKLEQLIKKG
- a CDS encoding response regulator; amino-acid sequence: MIPGMKTQLIYQYVDQKAAIFLLSLDHQGEILTANAYARELVGPELMSKYMNLYEVLIDFGQLPTLKELLETGETPRMLNVKTANGLPQTLYLNFHEQVDEIIVLGQLDKDEVESLRMNLLDANNEANNLSRELQKKNVQLTKLNDLKNQFLGMAAHDLRNPIGIIQQYSEFLLDETKNLLEEGHRDLLSRMKTSSRFMLNLLNDLLDISQIESGKLELKFETIDMSELIKRNISINQVLATPKGIKLSFQPPERLPQLEVDPEKIEQVLNNLLSNAIKYSAAQTTVQINVFQSEDRLVVAILNQGKGIPQEEIPKLFQPFQTTSVKSTAGEKSTGLGLHIVQKIISGHQGKIWVESQLGSDSNLGRTTFFFNLPIPEKELEKIRLVDAEKSAFSSQTDSNIASKYPMKILVVDDDPDQLQSMYLMLKQSGYTAKLVHNNHEMLEALNRKYYQLVFQDINIPDIDGITATRHIKQHFSGKKSPKIVAITGGPKTKEECLQAGMDHFLKKPVSQEDIKAVIAQMWEELYSTQAFTETGNEDQRTSDVVSEMSFPHEFLNEHTIHEYKSIDPGFFNELIDTFLEQTPQLLNDLHQFIEHQDTDKFVQSAEHFRGSSSSIGAEPLAQLCTQMIENQTSGDKQSVQDFLHQLETLFDQTRKSLLSLKQQDGV
- a CDS encoding biliverdin-producing heme oxygenase, with product MVTLMDQLKNETRSSHERIEQFPYFKALAEGNLELDSYIAHLRALAVIHGVLEDEVMKTNDPVLGSVWSEKLSKFHLLTQDLRDLDHEYFPDIPVVVDASVELTRKIRLRRLSDPMSLLGYIYVLEGSTLGGAILKKHIVGTFGFQNDQGLSYFAQYGNEKLKHWNLFKQQMNSLHLQEEEHARILKAANELFEGLMPIFEGLHPITKKISFYNVTSLNPESGNQPIPEDPQEISAALRAGKITWKQFPYYEYRYSTRGEQYTRSDSSWITTLVQYPVERVKQQIRWLGRVLSTRGMPQCLLETHLQNMYNELVKVHPEKKDKYALLLEGATELRKMRQTCFDDKTIEELAEQFEIQAGNEWARRLKHMGVLLVNAVADEKAGITGAVSSIEDWATDPDRFPEIFISAVKNTIKEAKKRAKND